Part of the Cyclopterus lumpus isolate fCycLum1 chromosome 16, fCycLum1.pri, whole genome shotgun sequence genome, AAGTGTGTGCTTGAGTGTGCAGGCGCATCTGTCATAGTCTCATGACTTCAGGAACATGATCATAATTTAAAATGAGGTGTGCATCTTAAATTGAATGTTTCACTGTTAACAGGCCGGTATTTCTGTTTCTTGGTGGTAGACATCAATGTCGTTGCATCAAATAATATTCAGTTATTTAACCCTGTGTCTCGCATTAGGCATGTGTGAGCAcagtgtctttttgtttttttcattcatcatGTCTATTATTCTCCTTTTTTAGATACTACTACAACAAGAGGATCCTCCATAAGACCAAAGGCAAGAGGTTCACCTATAAGTTCAACTTCAATAAACTGGTGTTGGTCAACTACCCCTTTATCGACATGGGCTCCACCggtaagctgtgtgtgtgtgtgtgtgtgtgtgtgtgtgtgtgtgtgtgtgtgtgtgtgtgtgtgtgtgtgtccttatctcACAATAGTATAGCATGATTACACTGGAGAACATTAAATATTAGTTCTCAGTattctccccctcttctttttttctctccctcccaccctcGACGTCTCCAGGAAGCAACGTTCCTCAGAGCGCCCCTCCTGTCCCCACCGGGGCGGGAAGTCACTTCCGCTTTCCTCCCTCGACACCCTCCGAAGTCCTCTCCCCGAACGAGGATCTGCGCAGCCCCGGCGGCATGTTCAGCTCTGTGGCCCGACGAATGGCCCGCGGCTCTGTCAGCGACTGCAGCGATGGCACCTCGGTCAATTCTGAGATCGAGGAGGGCAACGCCGGGGCGGGagaggatagaggagagaggggtgtgagtggtggtggtggtggaggaggaggaggaggaggttaccGAAGTATCATCCATCCCCGTCTGTCTCATGAAGCCCTGTTCCGCATGTATGGAGGACCAGGGAACCCTGTCGGGCACCCAGGCTCCCGCCACACAGGGCACCGGATCCACCCAGATTCCCTGTCGCCCTTCCCCGTGTCCCCTCTGCCTGGGCCGGGAGGAGCTGGCCTCCTAGCCCCTCCTCTGTCCCCGGCACTCTCCATGACCCCGACATCTCACCTCCCCTACACCCCCTCACCCACCCTGTCACCCATGCTAGGCTCCCACTTCTCCTTCAACCCAGAGGACATGAAGCGCTACCTGCAGGCCCACACCCAGTCGGTATACAACTACGGCCTCAGCCCCAGAGCTTTCCTCCATTACCCCAGCATCGTCATCCCTCAGCCCCACCGGCCAGCCGCAGACAAGGCCGGTCTGACCGGAGAGAGAGGAGCGGCCGAGAGGGCCGAGAGGGCAGAAAGGGCAGAAAGGGCCGCGACGGCAGGGGGAGGAGAACGGCATCATCATCCGTCTCTGGCTCACTCtgcccaccaccaccagcacccaCCTCATTCTGCCCACCCTCACACCCACTCTCATCCCATGCATCACCCACTCCACCTGGGCGAGGAGCCGCCACACATGTCTCCCTTCAAGTTCAAGCTGCAGCCACCACCACTCGGTAGGAAGCACAGGGACAGTCAAAGCCATAGTAAACCCAGGCAGAGCTCACTGTCCTCAGGGTCCGGATCCATGACGTCTACGTCTGGCCTGGGCTCCTCGCTGTCGTTCGGCAGTGACCTGAGCTCTGCCAGCGGCTCAGGCCTcatctctgcctcttcctcaATGCAGTCCCTAAACAGTGCAGGACTTCCCAAGATAAAGGTGAGACACATTTAACCAAATGTCCCCCATTATGATTCACTTTGCAATCCTAAAGTTATTGTCTTAAAACTTTTTTCAATAAAATTGGCTTCAATCGTGTtacctctttttaaaaacattgctAAAACTGCGAATTTCtctattttctgttttcctGCTGTGATCATCTTTGTCTCTGTTGTCATTTGTTGTATCTGTCCAGGTGGAGCCCATATCTGATATTGAGtcagaggaggaggttgaggtgACCGACATTAGTGATGAAGACCCAGACGAGAGAGACGAGGAGTTTGAACTCTTCTCCCCTCGCCACTCTAGAGCCCCTGACCATCACCgccacctcctgcaccaccaccaccaccatcttgCTAACGGCACAGCCACGCCACAACATCAGCCCCATCCCGATGAGGACCTGGACGAGGATGTCTTCAAGGCCCCCGCTCCGCCTCCACCTGGCCTGATGCCCTTCTTCACCTCGCAGCACTCGAATGCACATCGCGTACTGCCCACCCTCAAGAGTGAACCCACCGAACCAGGGGACCACAACACCCCCCCGCCTCAGACGAGCTCGGTGGAGCCTCCCCAGACAAAGTGCATCCCCCTCAAGCTGCGCTTCAAGAGGCGCTGGAGCGAAGACCAGCGCATGGAGGCCTCACAGGAGGAGTCGGACGACAAGAAAGtacgaccagaggaggagagggaaagagagaggcaaAGTAATGGCCGGATGGAAAcggaggaggacgggacagGCAGCAGAGAAGGGGACAGTCCTCCCCCGTTGGCATACGAGGGCTCTTTAGCCACACCGTTGGCCTCACAGAGGAGGGTGAGCGCTGAGCTGCATCGTGCCACTGCACAGCTGTCTCTGGAGAACAAAGACTGCTGATGAGAGACACAGCCCAAACACTACTGCTCCGGGAGCGCTGGAGGGGGCACAGGAGTATGTAAATGGTTCCTCTGTTATCCCTCTCCCAAACTAGATTCCTGAACCCACCAGTGAACTGAGAGCACAGTCCAACATACACGCATAGAAAGTCAACACCTTAAAGACAGCCTGACTCTTGTTCTGTCAGACCCCACTCCAATGGTCTGGATCAGGGCTGGGGACGCATCCTTTGGGAAATGGGACTCACTCACACTCAGACATCCCAGGCACAGTGACTGTAACAGTGCTGAAATCCGAGGGAGGCTTCCTCATCAAACTTTTCTTCAAGTTCCCCTCACACCTGGCCAGTGAAGCTCCAGATGCCCCGCCCCAGTAGCACAGCTCCTGCCTTCAGGCCCCATCCATCAGATCAGAAGTCAGTCAGCACTTTCCTCAGGGGACACACACTCTTAAAGCCCAGCAACACACCGTGGATGAGGATGTGCACCTTCTCACCTACGCTACTTTTCCTACAAGAGGCCGGGACTTTGATAAGTGCCTGTATCTAAGAACAAACCTGTCCCTGGAGTGACATGGCAGAGAGAACAGAAGGGAGAGGACTGCTGCAAGAAATCCATTTTTAACTCATATACTGCAGATACTGAAAAATCCCGGTGGGGAAGGAAAGCGTGTCTCTGAGACTGAATAGTGGGGCTGTTGGGTGTTGTCTGACCGACTCTTAAACCTGGCCCACTCACCTCAGGGAAGCCTATTGCTGTATGTATATTGGAttcaggcacacaaacacacacacacacacacacacacaagcacaacaaaacaaacaaatcagcCAACATTGACGGGGACTAAAAGTGGAAGCATTGCTTATGGACACTTAACGATGTTCACCACGACGCGAGAACCAACTCGTTCATACTAACACATCCACAGACTTCTCTCACAACTTTTGACTTTTGTATGTCCttcattctgtctctctcctgtccTGCTTCGTTCTCTTGCGGACCACCTGTGAAAGATCATGACTCCACTCACAGAAATAATCTCAACCCCAgggagatgtgaggagaggaaaggagaagaatgAACAAGTACTTCAGCGTAGAGAAAGGACTGCTGAGGGGACCACGAGGGGAAGGCGGCAGGGGGAGGAAGGGTTTGAGGGGTTCCAGTAACCGTTAGCTAGCCTTCTCACCTCCCCTCACATGGCTTGTACACTGAAATAGTTTCTCTTAAGTCCCAGCAGCACAGAATCCTAGTTCACCAGCTAAAGCTCCTCTAACAATCATCAATAGTGTTGAACTAAaccagcaaaacacacacacacacacacacacacacacacacacacacacagcactgccTTTAGCTCTTAAACatgcttcctgtctctctgtctggaCCTCCAGCTCTGTAGTGGCGTCATCCTCGGGtcctgagagtgtgtgagacTGCCAGGCCTGTTAACTGCAAGAGAGTGGGGGACATCTTagacctcaaacacacacacacacacacacacacacacacacactgcctctctATGCCTTGTTTTTATAGCATGTACAAAATTGCAAACTGAGCTCAgataacacacatacagactatatctttatatattctAAATGAAATGATTAAGAAAGTGAGATTTTAAAACGAGAGCGAGAGCATTTTAATGATATGATTGCTTCAGGATTGTTTGTAAGTGGATAATTTGTTGTGTCTTGCCACACACTATggtgtggagggtggggggcGGGCAGAGTGAAGATGGGTGGGGGTCCGGGTTTTTCCTTGTGCATTTGTTTCACAGACAAACAAGCCAGAGAGAACCAGCACAGGCCAGTTTAACAGAACAAGaccagcaagaagaagaagaagaagaaaacaggacTGGAACAGACTGCTAATGATTCAGACGTGTGGTTCACGCTGCTGTTCACTTGGTTTGCAGCAGCGCGCCCTTTCAGCACGCAGCACCCTTTCCTGTCTGCACAGTCTCGCTCAGCTCAGTGGGGTTGTCCTCGGCCCGATCGGTCCTGGCCCCGGGCCACCTCTCCAGGccctctgtgtgagtgtgcgctCAGGGCGAGCTCACAGGGGAAAGAAACCCGTAATAATCCTGTCTTTTCTCTTATGCCAGTTAGCATAAAGCTCCAAAGTTCACATCGGCTCTGGGTtgaggtgagagagggagagggggttAAGGGGTTAATCATTACTGTAAGATAGCCTGGAAAAGTGTGACGTGTGAGGAAGGCCCTCTCCTCAAACTATGCACATTCACACGTAGACAAATGATTATACTTGTGATTGGGTTTTAACATCTCTGCCGCGCGGACAGACAGGCGTCTGATTGGTTAACTGACCAGTGACGGATCTATAGCAGCGAACTGTGAGATAGACGGCCTCCTGGCGTCTGTGTAGCTGAGCTGATTGCATTTCCTCATCAGATCCCTGTGGTCTGGATTGGAGCAtgttacaacacacacacacacacacacacacacacaaacccccaCCCCAGCCAAGTCCTGTGTCTGTATTTGAACTGACAGCTGCCTTATAACTACTTTTCATATCTCAGCAACAGGTGAGGCATCAGTCCTACCTGCTCTgcactctttctctctattttctgtttcatttgGCTCCGTTTCAGGCGTTTTCTGACTTCCTGCTAACCGCGGTGTGTCCGACTCCGTCACGATATCGCAGGATAACCAGATTGATTGTACCGCTGGCTCTCTCACGTCCTGTTTCAGGCCTCAACAGTAGAACAGAACGGTAGACAAAAGGCACAAAGATTACATTTCTCTATCAAAAGAATAAAGGTTTCTCAGTTTATTTTTCTGATGACAATATTGCTattgattattgttgttgttgttgttctcattGGGTTATTTACCTCTCCACctggcattattattattccatggCCCTGTTAGCTGTTGCTTTTTATGTTGTGTTACATCACTTTGGATGATGTTGAATCCCCTCCCAAAAAACTCCATTCCCTCTTTCAAACCTTCAAGCCCCCCAAACCAGACCTTTTCTTGTCTTTAGTTCTTCCAAATGTAATATAactaaaatgtgtaatattCAATTTGATGCTGACGGAGAAATAACATCGGGGACTAAGAGGAAAAGGCAGCGGCGGAGGATTTTATTTAGTGGCAGAGGGAGGAGTGATTTTATCTCTTTTGTCATGTAttgtaatttttattttataatgttaCCTTTTGCttctgtatattttattttttttatttggggggagggggagggtgtatcattttaaaagaagaaaaaaagatgtgtatTGTTTGACTCTGTAAAGGTCTATCTTCTCCCTCTTTCACTCTTCTTTCGCCTCGTCTCCCCCGAGCAGTTACATAACACTCAGATGGAGAGATGAGAGTTAATACCATGATGTAACATTgaatttctcctcttctttcgtgtttcgttttttttttttttttttttaacttgtaaTTAAGCTGTAATCAGGGTTAATTAAAACCGGTTGAAACCCAATATcaatatcactgtgtttgtttacGTCTGCTCTTCCTTCATATGTTTTAATAATGACACGGGCCCAATCAGTTTTATTTGTAAACAAAGAGATTGACCTGTTGACTTTTTGTCTCGTCAACAGCAAGCCGACAGTCATGAGGTCTTCAaaattaatatgaattaaaaaaaattccccACAACGTTgctttgtaaaagaaaatatcttAAAGCAAAAGTTTAATTCCTCGCCTGAAACCGTAACTAACCTGAGtctgctggttgcctggcaacggCTTacagccaagaaatagtccaaaCTGTTACCCACCCTGAAACCGTgaattatccttttttttttatggattaatctaactatatattgtgttttatatgGTGAGCATTGAAGGTGTTTGTAGGTGTGAACATGTGACGGAGCCATGCAGGTCTATCTGAACTCGTGAATTGATTTCTTTTTATGCACttctatgtatttttttttttcaaagataaTGTATTTGTCCCTCAAGCGAAAACTTGAGACaaccaacataaaaaaaacgCATTCATATATCAACCAAAaagaaagcacaaaaaaaaaatatttttaagaataaaataaaagatgttccAATTCATTTATATTgtacaaacatatttatatgaAACAGTGGCCTACTTCAAACCAAACGCTTTAGAACTTCTAATTGTAAAAGAACATGTCTTTCATCTTGCCCTTCATGATCACTGACGGTTGCGTGGatgaaatgaacacacacacacacacacacacactctcactctctcatgGCCTACAAGAGGGCTTTGAGGTTATGCGTTTAGCTGATAAAGAAAAGCACTTTGTCTGCAGTGCTGCTGCCCACTCACCCACATAATGCTCACATAAGGCTCACCCATTTACCTTTTAACGTGACGTCAATACTAGCTCCCTCGTCTTAAGCGCACTTACATGCTCATCTCGTATGtattggagaggaggaggatgagctgCCGGCTTTAAATGGGATGTCGAGGTTTTATGAAGAAATGCAATCCAAAACAAGAAACATTGCAAAAATCTTCTTCAAATCTGAGATCTGAATTAGTGTTTATGACCAACCATTAAGATCCAtagataaaataatgaatattaatactgaaacatatttcactgtctgtatgaaCATAACATGAGCACCGGTGGAGAAACAGAAAGACTGACTCGCACCAGTAAGCTCACTTAGTTCAACTTGTATGCAACCTGTAAGTCGGGGTCACAAGGGGACGGTTTCATTGTAAAGGTCACCAGTGAAAAACGTTGGGAACCATAGAGCTTTAAAGGGCTCCTAATACGTCCGTGTGAGGCATGACTTGCGTAACCTGGTCTGACCTTCTTTGACCTTGGTGAGGGTCACTGTGTCTGTGTAGATTCCCCCATCTGTTGACACATCAGTCATCCAGCTGCTCCATTCAcagcaaaggagagagagagagagagagagagagagagaccacaggAGCCACTGGGCCCTCTCACCTGTGCCACATCCCTCTCCCCATCGCTTCCTCTGAGCCGCCTGCTTTCGCGGAAAAACCTCCGCCGAGCCGCCTCTGTGCTCCACATACAACCGCAGGCCGTATGCATTATGCACACGCTGCACAGCAATACGCCTTTTTTGTGAATGCACACACTCGTGCATTCGTGCACGCAGGACCGGTGCATCCTCTTGAGAGTGGCGGTACAGGGACACGTACGGGGAAGCACGCTGGTGAGTTCACCACATCCTCCAGCGTACAGAGAAGAGTGGGGCCCTTTCACGGCAACGCCACTTTGTCACCCACGAGCacggtcctgtgtgtgtgtgtgtgtgtgtgtgtgcacattgaTGTGGTTTGTTTGAAAAGCTGGTActtgtgtttcctttttctccttccttcccgGCAATCTTTCTGTTGGACCTATTTGAcagcaaaataaatatgattatctaaaaaaacaaattcccTCACATATAGGGGGACTGAGATGATGGGTAAAGGGTAAATATGACTTTGTGAGATAGGCCTTGCTTAGTACTTTGTACAccatcaaaacaaaacagtttacCTGTCCTTTGTCATTTCACATTGAATGTCTCCCCCTGTTGTTGGGTCGATGCACTGCACACTGTACCGCTCGAGGTTGATTTTGCTCACTCTATTTCTTGGTGCTGTTTACtgtgacatctttttttcttttctcagttgCCAATGAGAtgatacaaacatacaaaatggaattaaaagtttatttttgttggaACAATACGTCAATGAGTAGTGCTACTAAAACATAATCATACAGTAAATCATCCATCGAAAACATTGAGCTAATCTTTTCTATTCACTATATCAGTGAGGTGTGGCTGAGGGGACCACAAGATTTGGCCATTTCCATTTTTTCTTGTATACGGTTTTGCCACatacaaatattcatatttaaaaaaacagatttaaacTGAAGAAATAAGCTAATACATTAAAtcactgtattaaaaaaaactgtcaaatgtGCAGTCACAAAATGCAAACTTGGTAGATCTTTAACAAGGCCTTCATATAATCTGGCATGGTGCACAACAGTCTACTTATGTATACTGCTCATTTATGGTTATGAAACATTATTTCTTCACTGGCCATTTTAAGAGCACAAGTTAATGTAAAAGTTAAAGGAAATAAATACTAAAGCGGTGTCCTGGTTTAGGAAAGCTCAGTAAGCGCTCCTCCTTCACCTCGCCTCCGATGCAGATAGGAATCTGTGGGTCCAAGGACGCCTGTCCACGAGGGGCCAGTCTTCAGCTCCGGGACATGACGTGGACCCTGAGGAACAGCTGAGCGGTGTAAAGTTACTGTGAACAGGAATGCAGTGAGTACAAGGGCCTACTGTTCTCCATACTGCAGCTTGTATGGATGCTGGCCTCCTGGGCCACCTCTCTCATGATGCTACGATGTCCCCTCTTTGCATTTTTCTCGCCATCTAGATGTGATATGGAGCCAATGTCATCACTTTACAGTAGCTATTCAAGCTTCAGAATAAGTCTACAAaagagagactttttttttaatacatttctgtcTTTTGTGGTGGGATCCCCTGAGTCAAATCCTGGGAGGTTTTTATCTCCCCTTTTAATACCAGTCAGGGCTAAATCCGAAACCTCGCACCGTCTGTGTGCAGCATTTATCCGACTTTATTAGACATCATGACTCCTCGCTGCCTCCCCCTGTAAGCCACAGGAGCAGACTTGTCCTCTGTTGACACATGATACGCCAAGAGCCCCTCCACTCTTTCGGTAACTAAAAGCCGAaggtaaagagagaaaaaagaatgaaaaaatcAAAGTACAAATCTTTTCAAAGACTCTTGGCCTCTTTTGTAAAAATGCTTTTGTACTTAACCTTGGTCCCATGTAGTAAGGTCGATGGCCGAAACACTGAACGTAAACTTTGATAGAAGCCTAAACATGTGCAAATAAGGTGATAAAATCAGGAAAGATAAGTATTAGATTTAAACATGTTATATAATCAAAGCGAGGCtgatgtcagcatgctaacatgcacaCGGCTTTACCATCCAATAACAAAGACACACGACTTTAAGATTCTAGTCCTTTAACGTTATGTGTCCTTGCCATCTCTGATGGCTCCATTCCTTTCGGTAACAAGAATCCACAGCTGCAGGGGCTGGTAAAGAGCGGCTGTCAGATGAAACTGGGTGGATAACTTCGTGGTCGTGTACCTGAAATCCACACTGAGTTTTATTGTTGGTTTGGTTCGTCTTATTTGAAGGAACCATCTCCATGACTgcaaagcttttgttttgagaaCCTTTTAGCTCTTCCAGTTTTCTATTTTCATCACTTGTCCGAGGTTTTGATGGGGACATGCATGGTCTGACCCCCGGGGTGAATGTGGTCATGgtgagggtcaggggtcagaggttatGCTACTGCCAGCGTCTGCTTCAAGAGACCCCGAGGTGAGAGGCATTCCTGATGTCGGTCCGGCTTTGTGTGGAGTCAGGGTTGGTTTATGGAAAGATAAGACGACTGCTAACTTGAGACCAGTTCATTTCAAATAATGTACTGTTTTGGGGGAAAGTAAGAAAAGTGTATTTCATGTCAAATTATCTCTCTTGCCGCTGCGTTAAGCTCAATTCATATCATGGTCTTCCTTTCTCTTTACATCTCAGCTCACAatgtttctctcctctctgttttgCTCTGCGTCCGTCTGTACCTGAGGCCGGTCTGACAGCAGAGCCCAGCAGGAGAGGAGGGTCTGTGGTGTTTGACTGACAGGCCAGTGATGAGCGCACAGagagggggtgaggggtgaaggtcagaggtcaggctcccatggagagggggagagcagAGCAGGGGAAACAGAGAGGGGGACTTGCTAacgaggcgggggggggggggggggggggggggggttgttaggGTTGTATGCAAGGAAGAGACATGGAGAAAGTGCATTGAAAAAATTATATGATGAGTCTTTATTGATCCTCGGGTGCTGTATTCATAGCCATAGAAATGTAAAGAATAGAGTAGAATGTATTTCATATCTATAATGGATTATTATACTTTCTGATGATGGCGTTCAATGAAAACTTATGGAAACACGTTATTATGAATCATCCTGAGAGGGACGTGAACGTCTGTACCAAATGTGACCGCAAACCATATTTCACCCGAAACTTGAATGTTTGGACATTAAGCTGTCCACTCATAAAAGTAAAAGTGGATGTATGCATTGTAATGGTAGTGTGCTTGGTTATGCATCTTGATCAtcacgtttacattctgcaGTGTCGTTCCTGCAGAAATGCTGGTTGGAAAGTTCAACAAGTGATTATGTTTTCAAAGTGTTTCCCAGACATTCTTCTTGCCTAAATATAAAATAGTCCTCCAAATGTCCCCCAACAGAAGCGATGCACCACCCACTGCTCTTGCACAGGACCTCCAGCTTGTTGTTGAGGTGAACTTGCACCTACAGGTGGTAGGAAGCATCTTCTCCGCCCTGTATGGAGATCGGCTTCACTTCACACCTTTTAACTGTAAATATGTACTGTCTGATATTAGTTCATCACAGAAAGACTGGCATCAGCATTCAGTTTGTCTGACAACAAATGCAGAATATTTGTTTGAGTTAGTTCAGAAACAGAGTGTCACTTAcatagtttgtccaccagagtGCACCAACAAGTCTAtttttaaactgtaaaatgCTGTCGctattttataatttatattataaaaacaaatatagacCTCTAAAATCCAGTATCATCGATGATCTTTACTTTGGAAACCCAGTATGAGTAATTCCAACTCACTGGTTGTGCGCTGCAGGTCTTATACAAAATACAATGAAAGATATTTTtggatggaggacagacagagatgAGATGgatgtgtaatgtatgtaataaaCACCAAATACATTGAACGCCTGCAAATATATATCATCTCACTTGAAGGTTTAAATTCATTGGTTTCCAGCCTTTGTAGCTTGAGACACTTTAATAATAagacaatatatataaacagataTTGTCTTAATATGTGTTTAATACCCCGTTTAGAAATGGTTCAGTGGCATCCTGAGTAAAAAAAACGTAGTACCTCTGAGACATTTAGCTTTTTGTGGACAAATTGTTCCCTTTTGAAAAGTAAGTTGCAGTGCTGAACAATTACAACTAGATGTCCCTCTACATCAACATTCAATCAacagccttctctctctctctctctctctctctctctctctctctctctctctctctctctctctctctctctctctctctctctcttgcatgCACAAGCACACGTAAGTAGTAAACTCTCTCAAAATATATAGCCtattcagccaatcagaactttgttctgtttttagGTATCTGTCTGCTCTCCCATCATTGTTCTTGAGTGAGAGACAAGCAGTGCATGCATGCATCCGATCGCACCGACAGGGGTCGCTGTTCCTGTGAGATCCCGCATGGCTGTCTGTCTCAGCAGGAGTCTGGTTGCTACTACACACAGAGCAGGGATTATGTAATGCTTACTATTATGGCAACATATCTTCAGTGATATACTgtgctttctcttcttctctgcagAGGTTAAAGCTCACTATGCATATACCATGTATCAACGTTATTACACGGGCATAATGCCTGTCTCACGCACGTGCCATCATCTCAAAACGTGCACATCTTTCCCTTCCAGCCAGTTCCCAGCACACCGGTTCGTCTCCAACACCACTGCCTGCAAGTTACAAACACGGGGTTA contains:
- the erfl3 gene encoding ETS domain-containing transcription factor ERF, producing MKTPGDNGIAFPDWAYKPESSPGSRQIQLWHFILELLRKEEYHDVIAWQGDYGEFVIKDPDEVARLWGARKCKPQMNYDKLSRALRYYYNKRILHKTKGKRFTYKFNFNKLVLVNYPFIDMGSTGSNVPQSAPPVPTGAGSHFRFPPSTPSEVLSPNEDLRSPGGMFSSVARRMARGSVSDCSDGTSVNSEIEEGNAGAGEDRGERGVSGGGGGGGGGGGYRSIIHPRLSHEALFRMYGGPGNPVGHPGSRHTGHRIHPDSLSPFPVSPLPGPGGAGLLAPPLSPALSMTPTSHLPYTPSPTLSPMLGSHFSFNPEDMKRYLQAHTQSVYNYGLSPRAFLHYPSIVIPQPHRPAADKAGLTGERGAAERAERAERAERAATAGGGERHHHPSLAHSAHHHQHPPHSAHPHTHSHPMHHPLHLGEEPPHMSPFKFKLQPPPLGRKHRDSQSHSKPRQSSLSSGSGSMTSTSGLGSSLSFGSDLSSASGSGLISASSSMQSLNSAGLPKIKVEPISDIESEEEVEVTDISDEDPDERDEEFELFSPRHSRAPDHHRHLLHHHHHHLANGTATPQHQPHPDEDLDEDVFKAPAPPPPGLMPFFTSQHSNAHRVLPTLKSEPTEPGDHNTPPPQTSSVEPPQTKCIPLKLRFKRRWSEDQRMEASQEESDDKKVRPEEERERERQSNGRMETEEDGTGSREGDSPPPLAYEGSLATPLASQRRVSAELHRATAQLSLENKDC